In Streptomyces capitiformicae, one genomic interval encodes:
- a CDS encoding caspase family protein produces MTLRAVLIGAETYGLTGVHTDVELMGELLTGHGFTDIRTHTGDRAGYARIKGALSALHADARPGDGLVVYYSGHGALLGELQCLVPVDMADSTDTDFRGYLAEELTAAVRALTEKTSNVTVVLDACHSTGAVREAAYEAGRSALRSVEVALERSVWDAGFARLKSLSGSREPLVPGVVRLTACQQHGSAYEAELRPGAGRQGVFTAALAEVLGTRQGRDLPWSVLITRIRDLVKQRQVQQRPDAGGPAGRLPFSLTEPPAPERLPLLRREGRFVVPGGSVFGLGRGDTVSMSFPSGSDRSDRSDEPAGSDEPAGSAGSAGSAGSDEPAGSAVRELTVSAVVDAMWAGDAVLRVEPPTGALSAAAPSAAELLTSALPPGAYALPVTVHDRRHVFVDADTDGPFVDALRKELEGCPRLAETSRVQDAFATVRVRPYGDAEVLDREGRPFREPPSGVRPDPAGLAALLDELARGERVRRLADPEGAALLDAVPEVRFEIEDTARSDNWRPWKRTGVPVYDGDRYRVTVANRSDKPLYFWVIGVGLSGRVELVTNDQPSGCRAEPHGAPALSTRVTPPVEIYWPPDVPRHGPRPETVHVLVGDRPMDLGGLSSPARQGVSRKADPDLNTLLRELWDGVRDQRPLGGEEFHYRVWSVHADAFPHTRNHAENPMGNHTGPGR; encoded by the coding sequence ATGACGCTGCGAGCGGTGCTGATCGGCGCCGAGACCTACGGCCTGACCGGCGTCCACACCGATGTCGAGCTGATGGGCGAACTGCTCACCGGACACGGCTTCACCGACATCCGGACCCATACGGGCGACCGGGCGGGCTACGCGCGCATCAAGGGAGCGTTGAGCGCACTCCACGCGGATGCCCGCCCCGGTGACGGCCTCGTCGTCTACTACTCGGGGCACGGGGCGCTGCTGGGGGAGCTGCAGTGCCTGGTGCCTGTCGACATGGCCGACAGTACGGACACGGACTTCCGCGGCTATCTGGCCGAGGAACTCACCGCCGCCGTCCGCGCGCTCACCGAGAAGACCTCCAACGTCACCGTCGTCCTCGACGCCTGCCACTCCACCGGGGCCGTGCGGGAGGCGGCGTACGAGGCGGGCCGGTCGGCGCTGAGGTCGGTGGAGGTGGCGCTGGAACGAAGCGTGTGGGACGCGGGGTTCGCCCGGCTGAAGAGCCTGTCCGGCTCCCGTGAGCCACTGGTCCCCGGCGTCGTACGGCTGACGGCGTGCCAGCAGCACGGTTCGGCGTACGAGGCCGAACTGCGGCCGGGGGCCGGTCGGCAGGGCGTGTTCACCGCCGCCCTCGCCGAGGTGCTCGGCACGCGGCAGGGCCGGGACCTGCCCTGGTCCGTCCTCATCACCCGGATCCGGGACCTGGTCAAACAGCGCCAGGTACAGCAGCGGCCCGACGCCGGCGGTCCTGCGGGGCGGCTGCCCTTCTCCCTGACGGAACCACCCGCACCGGAACGGCTTCCGCTGCTGCGAAGGGAGGGGCGGTTCGTCGTACCGGGCGGTTCGGTGTTCGGCCTGGGGCGGGGGGACACGGTGTCGATGTCGTTTCCTTCCGGGTCCGATCGGTCCGATCGGTCCGACGAGCCCGCCGGGTCCGACGAGCCCGCCGGGTCCGCCGGGTCCGCCGGGTCCGCCGGGTCCGACGAGCCCGCCGGGTCCGCCGTGCGGGAACTCACGGTGTCCGCGGTCGTGGACGCGATGTGGGCGGGGGACGCGGTTCTCCGGGTGGAGCCGCCGACCGGCGCCCTCTCCGCCGCCGCGCCGTCCGCCGCCGAACTGCTCACCTCGGCGCTGCCGCCCGGTGCGTACGCGCTCCCGGTGACGGTCCACGACCGCCGGCATGTGTTCGTCGACGCCGACACCGACGGCCCCTTCGTCGACGCGCTGCGCAAGGAACTGGAGGGCTGCCCTCGGCTCGCCGAGACGAGTCGGGTCCAGGACGCCTTCGCCACCGTGCGCGTGCGGCCGTACGGCGATGCGGAGGTGCTGGACCGCGAGGGACGCCCCTTCCGGGAGCCGCCGAGCGGTGTCCGGCCCGACCCGGCCGGGCTTGCCGCGCTGCTGGACGAACTGGCCAGGGGCGAGCGGGTACGGCGGCTGGCCGATCCCGAGGGCGCGGCCCTGCTCGACGCCGTGCCGGAGGTCCGCTTCGAGATCGAGGACACGGCCCGCAGCGACAACTGGCGGCCGTGGAAGCGGACGGGCGTGCCCGTGTACGACGGCGACCGTTACCGGGTCACCGTGGCCAACCGCTCCGACAAGCCCCTGTACTTCTGGGTGATCGGCGTGGGACTGAGCGGCCGTGTCGAACTGGTCACGAACGATCAGCCCAGCGGCTGTCGGGCCGAACCTCACGGAGCCCCGGCCCTCAGCACCCGTGTCACTCCTCCGGTGGAGATCTACTGGCCCCCCGACGTCCCCCGGCACGGACCGCGACCCGAGACGGTGCACGTCCTCGTGGGCGATCGACCGATGGACCTCGGCGGGCTGAGCTCGCCCGCCCGCCAGGGGGTCTCGCGCAAGGCCGACCCGGACCTGAACACCCTGCTCCGGGAGCTCTGGGACGGCGTACGCGACCAACGGCCCCTCGGCGGCGAGGAGTTCCACTACCGGGTGTGGTCGGTGCATGCCGACGCCTTCCCCCACACGCGAAACCACGCGGAAAACCCCATGGGAAACCACACGGGACCCGGCCGCTGA
- a CDS encoding Hsp70 family protein produces the protein MSGDRQATGPVYGIDFGTWTSALVVLRPGHPPLPVRDPVSPYGATSVRSAVCLLPDGSLVVGQAAQNSRLQRPERFRAEFKREFGETSPHQLGERRFTTEQLTTAVLAFLVEQARTAVDAAPSRVVITVPATWEGHRRELMLTAAGAAGLPPDIVEVHSEPVAATVYALHDHGMDRERTVLVYDLGGGTFDLAVAQGNKDGFAVLGSPGGLSDVGGLAIDQAVLGLVRERCPDAVDALRQAAAESDDPAALRRAILLAEACTTFKQQLSVSSEHSDLLTMLDPPTEVTLTRADLRDAVRPLLAETVEECERVLRAHGLAWDDLDLIVPVGGSSRLPMVGDLLFERSGRTVLTVSEPELAVATGAAWLARGIGPTRVATAPLSLKDSPPVPPRPLPVKVKALLAAGLTDEMVREAARHARI, from the coding sequence ATGAGCGGCGACCGCCAGGCGACAGGCCCGGTGTACGGGATCGACTTCGGCACCTGGACGTCCGCCCTGGTCGTACTCCGGCCGGGCCACCCACCGCTGCCGGTGCGTGACCCGGTGAGCCCGTACGGCGCCACCTCGGTGCGCAGTGCCGTGTGCCTGCTCCCGGACGGATCGCTGGTGGTGGGCCAGGCCGCGCAGAACTCGCGGTTGCAGCGCCCGGAACGGTTCCGCGCCGAGTTCAAGCGGGAGTTCGGCGAGACGTCCCCGCACCAGCTCGGCGAACGCCGTTTCACCACCGAGCAGTTGACCACGGCGGTGCTCGCCTTCCTGGTCGAGCAGGCGCGGACGGCGGTCGACGCGGCCCCTTCCCGGGTGGTGATCACGGTCCCGGCGACCTGGGAGGGCCACCGGCGCGAGCTGATGCTCACCGCCGCCGGGGCCGCGGGACTGCCGCCGGACATCGTCGAGGTGCACAGCGAACCCGTGGCCGCCACCGTCTACGCCCTGCACGACCACGGCATGGACCGGGAGCGCACGGTCCTCGTCTACGACCTCGGCGGCGGCACGTTCGACCTCGCGGTGGCCCAGGGGAACAAGGACGGCTTCGCGGTCCTCGGTTCCCCGGGCGGGCTGTCGGACGTCGGCGGGCTCGCCATCGACCAGGCCGTGCTGGGCCTCGTACGGGAACGCTGCCCGGACGCGGTGGACGCGCTGCGGCAGGCCGCCGCGGAGTCCGACGATCCGGCGGCGCTGCGCCGGGCGATCCTGCTCGCCGAGGCCTGCACGACCTTCAAGCAGCAGCTGTCCGTCTCCTCCGAGCACTCCGACCTGCTGACCATGCTGGACCCGCCGACCGAGGTCACCTTGACCCGGGCCGATCTGCGGGACGCCGTACGGCCCCTGCTGGCGGAGACGGTCGAGGAGTGCGAACGGGTGCTCCGGGCCCATGGGTTGGCGTGGGACGACCTCGACCTGATCGTCCCCGTGGGCGGCAGCTCCCGGCTCCCCATGGTCGGCGACCTGCTCTTCGAGCGCTCGGGCCGGACGGTCCTCACCGTCTCCGAACCCGAACTCGCGGTGGCCACCGGAGCTGCCTGGCTGGCCCGGGGCATCGGCCCGACCCGGGTGGCGACCGCGCCCCTGTCCCTGAAGGACTCCCCACCCGTGCCGCCGCGGCCGCTACCGGTCAAGGTCAAGGCGCTGCTGGCGGCCGGGCTGACCGACGAGATGGTGAGGGAGGCCGCGCGCCATGCCAGGATCTGA
- a CDS encoding ADP-ribosylglycohydrolase family protein, with protein sequence MTPVGTELADRVLGGWLGRIAGNMLGKPVEQGDHWTRGRIDRYLRQADALPLTDYLPEPADESDALAMRPEWRQCVRGRIHGSCRDDDVDYAILGLHLLETHGFGFSTEQVGDLWLLRLPYLQTFTAERAAYRNLVNGLKPPLTATYDNPYQEWIGALIRADVHGWTCPGAPRRAASLARRDAVLSHTGNGVCGAMWAAALISAAFTAPTVREAVDQALTVVPGSAGSAGSAGSAGSAGSAGSAGSAGSAAKDIALGVGAEVAMGAAFSSLGPSPGPSPDVTAADATPVDAPTDSVPVTATPVTATADDFGTTTDADLGSSFDPDQFDTP encoded by the coding sequence ATGACCCCTGTGGGCACCGAACTCGCCGACCGCGTTCTCGGGGGCTGGCTGGGCCGGATCGCGGGCAACATGCTCGGGAAGCCGGTCGAGCAGGGCGACCACTGGACGCGGGGGCGCATCGACCGCTATCTGCGGCAGGCCGATGCCCTGCCCCTGACCGACTATCTCCCGGAGCCGGCCGACGAGAGCGACGCGCTCGCGATGCGCCCCGAGTGGAGGCAGTGCGTACGCGGCCGTATCCACGGCAGCTGCCGCGACGACGACGTCGACTACGCGATCCTCGGCCTGCACCTCCTGGAGACGCACGGTTTCGGCTTCAGCACCGAGCAGGTCGGCGACCTGTGGCTGCTGCGGCTGCCGTATCTGCAGACCTTCACGGCGGAACGGGCGGCCTACCGCAACCTGGTGAACGGTCTGAAGCCGCCGCTGACCGCCACGTACGACAACCCCTACCAGGAGTGGATCGGCGCCCTCATCCGGGCCGACGTCCACGGCTGGACCTGCCCGGGCGCGCCCCGTCGCGCGGCCTCGCTGGCCCGCCGCGACGCGGTGCTGTCGCACACCGGCAACGGGGTTTGCGGGGCAATGTGGGCGGCGGCGCTGATCTCGGCGGCGTTCACGGCGCCCACCGTGCGAGAGGCGGTGGACCAGGCGTTGACGGTCGTCCCCGGGTCGGCCGGGTCGGCCGGGTCGGCCGGGTCGGCCGGGTCGGCCGGGTCGGCCGGGTCGGCCGGGTCGGCCGGGTCGGCCGCGAAGGATATCGCCCTCGGCGTCGGCGCGGAGGTCGCCATGGGGGCGGCGTTCAGCAGCCTCGGCCCCAGCCCTGGCCCCAGCCCCGATGTCACGGCCGCGGACGCCACGCCGGTCGACGCCCCGACCGACTCGGTTCCCGTCACCGCCACTCCCGTGACGGCCACCGCCGACGACTTCGGCACCACCACGGACGCGGACCTCGGTTCCTCCTTCGACCCCGACCAGTTCGACACCCCATGA
- a CDS encoding glycerate kinase — MLIAADKFKGTLTAVQVAERVTAGLRRVLPTLEVEALPVADGGDGTVAAAIAAGFERREVRVAGPLGEPVTATYALRGDTAVVEMAEASGLQRLPAGVFAPLTASTYGSGQLLRAALDAGSRTIVFGVGGSATTDGGAGMLAALGARFLNAAGEPVGPGGGGLRDLVTADLSGLDERFASIDFVLASDVDNPLTGPKGAPAVYGPQKGASPEDVATLDAALAHFATVLETTLGGRAAEHAIAPGAGAAGGIGYGALILGARFRPGIEVMLDVLGFAAALEKATLVITGEGSLDEQTLHGKAPAGVAAAARAADKEVVAVCGRFALPPEALGRAGIRRAYPLTDAEPDIQRCLADPGPILENVAERIARDFLT, encoded by the coding sequence GTGCTGATCGCCGCGGACAAGTTCAAGGGCACGCTGACGGCCGTCCAGGTCGCCGAGCGGGTCACGGCGGGCCTGCGCCGGGTGCTGCCCACCCTGGAGGTCGAGGCGCTGCCGGTGGCCGACGGGGGCGACGGCACCGTGGCCGCGGCGATCGCGGCCGGATTCGAACGCCGCGAGGTACGGGTCGCCGGCCCGTTGGGCGAGCCCGTCACCGCCACGTACGCGCTGCGCGGCGACACCGCCGTGGTCGAGATGGCCGAGGCCAGCGGGTTGCAGCGGCTGCCCGCCGGGGTCTTCGCGCCGCTCACGGCGTCGACGTACGGGTCCGGGCAGCTGCTGCGTGCCGCGCTGGACGCCGGTTCCCGCACGATCGTGTTCGGTGTCGGCGGAAGCGCGACGACGGACGGCGGCGCGGGCATGCTCGCCGCGCTCGGGGCGCGTTTCCTGAACGCCGCCGGTGAGCCGGTCGGTCCCGGCGGCGGGGGCCTGCGTGACCTGGTGACGGCGGACCTGTCGGGCCTCGACGAGAGGTTCGCGTCGATCGACTTCGTCCTGGCGAGCGACGTCGACAACCCGCTGACGGGTCCGAAGGGCGCGCCCGCCGTGTACGGGCCGCAGAAGGGCGCGAGCCCCGAGGACGTCGCGACGCTGGACGCGGCGCTGGCCCACTTTGCGACCGTCCTGGAGACGACGCTCGGCGGCCGTGCCGCCGAGCACGCCATCGCCCCCGGCGCGGGCGCCGCGGGCGGCATCGGCTACGGCGCCCTCATCCTCGGCGCCCGCTTCCGCCCCGGCATCGAGGTCATGCTGGACGTCCTGGGCTTCGCGGCGGCTCTGGAGAAGGCGACCCTCGTCATCACCGGCGAGGGCTCCCTGGACGAACAGACCCTCCACGGCAAGGCCCCGGCGGGCGTCGCGGCGGCGGCCCGAGCCGCCGACAAGGAGGTCGTAGCGGTCTGCGGCCGCTTCGCCCTCCCTCCGGAGGCGCTGGGGCGCGCCGGCATTCGCCGCGCCTACCCGCTCACCGACGCCGAACCCGACATCCAGCGCTGCCTCGCAGACCCGGGCCCGATCCTGGAGAACGTGGCGGAACGGATCGCCCGGGACTTCCTGACCTGA
- the pssA gene encoding CDP-diacylglycerol--serine O-phosphatidyltransferase, translating to MTVVDPETQTGQTGWVTEAEERSGDVDDAEEMPLSLRLSIADTLTLGNATCGFMAVYFTTTGILIPHLTGSQETGMARHSAATAVILMLCAAIFDLFDGLVARKLRSSPMGAELDNLSDLISFGLAPAYFVLVYGMVADDAHQRVAAVGAIVVLLAVVLRLARFSCVTPTNGMFQGMPSPFGALTVVSIVLLELPFVATLLAIVGTAWLMVSRVEYPKPRGPLAVAMLSWIVLAMGLLAAWAFDAPGGQLLLQTGCALQLVMGAVIPLFATARRVNNFRDNRREARAAQP from the coding sequence TTGACCGTGGTTGATCCGGAGACCCAGACCGGCCAGACCGGCTGGGTGACCGAGGCAGAAGAGCGCAGCGGGGACGTGGACGACGCGGAGGAAATGCCGCTGTCGCTCCGCCTGTCAATAGCGGACACGCTCACCCTGGGCAACGCCACGTGCGGCTTCATGGCGGTGTACTTCACCACCACCGGCATCCTGATCCCGCACCTCACCGGCAGCCAGGAGACGGGCATGGCCCGCCACAGCGCGGCCACCGCCGTGATCCTGATGCTGTGCGCGGCGATCTTCGACCTGTTCGACGGCCTGGTCGCGCGCAAGCTGCGCTCCTCGCCGATGGGCGCGGAGCTGGACAACCTCTCCGACCTGATCAGCTTCGGCCTGGCGCCGGCGTACTTCGTCCTCGTCTACGGCATGGTCGCGGACGACGCGCACCAGCGGGTGGCGGCGGTGGGGGCGATCGTCGTCCTGCTGGCCGTGGTGCTGAGGCTCGCGAGATTCTCCTGTGTGACGCCGACGAACGGCATGTTCCAGGGCATGCCGTCCCCCTTCGGGGCCCTGACGGTCGTCTCGATCGTCCTTCTTGAGCTGCCCTTCGTGGCGACCCTCCTCGCCATCGTCGGCACCGCGTGGCTGATGGTGAGCCGCGTCGAGTACCCGAAGCCGCGGGGTCCCCTCGCGGTCGCGATGCTCTCCTGGATCGTCCTCGCGATGGGCCTCCTGGCGGCCTGGGCCTTCGACGCCCCCGGCGGCCAGCTCCTCCTCCAGACCGGCTGCGCCCTGCAGCTCGTCATGGGCGCGGTGATCCCCCTGTTCGCCACGGCGCGCCGAGTGAACAACTTCCGCGACAACAGGCGCGAGGCCAGGGCGGCACAGCCGTAA
- a CDS encoding phosphatidylserine decarboxylase produces the protein MPHSQTSAPRDSRVGVRLARGASPWLLPTVATAALSLARSRRSGVARAVAVPATALAAGMLWFFRDPEREIAQGRVISPADGVVQSIMPWKDGRTRVAIFMSPLNVHVNRAPLSGTVTSVEHIPGGFVPAFNKESENNERVVWHFDTELGDIEMIQIAGAVARRIVPYIPEGTKVEQGDRIGLIRFGSRVDIYLPEGVEVDVEVGQKTVAGVTRIDRG, from the coding sequence ATGCCCCACAGCCAAACCTCTGCACCACGCGACAGCCGAGTAGGCGTACGCCTCGCGCGCGGAGCATCGCCGTGGCTTCTCCCGACCGTCGCCACCGCAGCCCTCAGTCTCGCCCGCTCCCGCCGCTCCGGCGTCGCCCGGGCCGTGGCCGTACCCGCCACCGCGCTCGCGGCGGGCATGCTGTGGTTCTTCCGCGACCCCGAGCGTGAGATCGCCCAGGGCCGGGTCATCTCGCCCGCCGACGGAGTGGTGCAGAGCATCATGCCGTGGAAGGACGGCCGCACCCGCGTCGCGATCTTCATGAGCCCGCTGAACGTCCACGTGAACCGCGCGCCGCTCTCCGGCACGGTCACGTCGGTGGAGCACATCCCCGGCGGGTTCGTCCCGGCGTTCAACAAGGAGAGCGAGAACAACGAGCGTGTCGTCTGGCACTTCGACACCGAGCTCGGTGACATCGAGATGATCCAGATCGCCGGCGCCGTCGCGCGCCGTATCGTCCCGTACATCCCCGAGGGCACCAAGGTCGAGCAGGGTGACCGGATCGGGTTGATCCGCTTCGGTTCGCGCGTCGACATCTATCTGCCCGAGGGTGTCGAGGTCGATGTCGAGGTGGGACAGAAAACCGTGGCTGGGGTGACTCGCATTGACCGTGGTTGA
- a CDS encoding acyl-CoA dehydrogenase family protein produces MARLAQTHGLTDIQQEILSTVRDFVDKEIIPVATELEHRDEYPQQIVDGLKELGLFGLMIPEEYGGLGESLLTYALCVEEIARGWMSVSGIINTHFIVAYMLKQHGTEEQKEYFLPKMALGEIRGAFSMSEPGLGSDVSAITSKAVKDGDEYVLNGQKMWLTNGGTSTLVAVLVRSDEGHPEGTAPHKSMTTFLIEKEPGFGEVRPGLTIPGKIDKMGYKGVDTTELIMDGLHIPANRVLGGVTGRGFYQMMDGVEVGRVNVAARGCGVAQRAFELGVQYAQQRHTFGKQIAQHQAIQFKLAEMATKVEAAHAMMVNAARKKDSGERNDLEAGMAKYLASEYCKEVVEDAFRIHGGYGFSKEYEIERLYREAPMLLIGEGTAEIQKMIIGRRLLEEYRFQG; encoded by the coding sequence ATGGCACGACTCGCCCAGACCCACGGGCTGACCGACATCCAGCAGGAGATCCTGTCCACCGTCCGGGACTTCGTGGACAAGGAGATCATCCCGGTCGCGACGGAGCTGGAGCACCGCGACGAGTACCCGCAGCAGATCGTCGACGGCCTCAAGGAATTGGGCCTCTTCGGTCTGATGATCCCCGAGGAGTACGGCGGTCTGGGCGAGTCCCTCCTCACGTACGCGCTGTGCGTGGAGGAGATCGCCCGGGGCTGGATGTCCGTCTCGGGGATCATCAACACGCACTTCATCGTGGCGTACATGCTCAAGCAGCACGGCACCGAGGAGCAGAAGGAGTACTTCCTGCCGAAGATGGCGCTCGGCGAGATCCGGGGCGCCTTCTCGATGTCGGAGCCGGGCCTTGGCTCGGATGTGTCGGCGATCACATCGAAGGCGGTCAAGGACGGCGACGAGTACGTCCTGAACGGTCAGAAGATGTGGCTGACGAACGGCGGGACGTCAACGTTGGTCGCCGTTCTCGTCCGAAGTGACGAAGGACACCCCGAGGGCACGGCACCCCACAAGTCGATGACGACCTTCCTGATCGAGAAGGAGCCCGGCTTCGGAGAGGTCCGCCCCGGCCTCACCATTCCCGGGAAGATCGACAAGATGGGCTACAAGGGCGTCGACACCACCGAACTCATCATGGACGGACTACACATTCCGGCCAATCGTGTACTCGGCGGCGTCACCGGCCGAGGGTTTTACCAAATGATGGACGGCGTGGAAGTCGGGCGCGTAAATGTGGCGGCCCGTGGCTGCGGTGTCGCGCAGCGCGCGTTCGAACTCGGGGTCCAGTACGCCCAGCAGCGGCACACTTTCGGCAAGCAGATCGCCCAGCACCAGGCGATCCAGTTCAAGCTGGCCGAGATGGCTACCAAGGTCGAGGCCGCCCATGCCATGATGGTGAACGCAGCACGCAAAAAGGACTCCGGGGAACGAAACGACCTCGAAGCAGGAATGGCGAAGTACCTGGCCAGCGAATACTGCAAAGAAGTCGTCGAGGACGCCTTCCGGATCCACGGCGGTTACGGCTTCTCCAAGGAGTACGAGATCGAGCGCCTCTACCGCGAGGCACCGATGCTGCTGATCGGCGAAGGTACCGCCGAAATCCAGAAAATGATCATCGGCCGCAGGCTGCTCGAAGAGTATCGATTCCAGGGTTAA
- a CDS encoding MaoC family dehydratase yields the protein MQFGRTYEEFEVGAVYKHWPGKTVTEYDDHLFCLLTMNHHPLHMDANYAEQTTDFGKNVVVGNYIYSLLLGMSVPDVSGKAIANLEIESLKHVAPTFHGDTIYGETTVLDKWPSKSKNDRGIVHVETKGYKQDGTLVCVFRRKVMVPTETYIKERGGEQPGRPELKAQEK from the coding sequence ATGCAGTTCGGGCGCACCTACGAGGAGTTCGAGGTCGGGGCCGTCTACAAGCACTGGCCCGGGAAGACCGTCACCGAGTACGACGACCACCTCTTCTGTCTCCTCACCATGAACCACCACCCGCTCCACATGGACGCCAACTACGCGGAGCAGACGACCGACTTCGGCAAGAACGTCGTCGTGGGGAACTACATCTACTCCCTGCTGCTCGGCATGTCCGTCCCGGACGTCTCCGGCAAGGCGATCGCCAACCTGGAGATCGAGTCGCTGAAGCACGTGGCGCCGACCTTCCACGGCGACACGATCTACGGCGAGACGACCGTGCTCGACAAGTGGCCGTCGAAGTCGAAGAACGACCGCGGCATCGTCCACGTCGAGACCAAGGGCTACAAGCAGGACGGCACGCTGGTCTGCGTGTTCCGCCGCAAGGTCATGGTGCCGACCGAGACGTACATCAAGGAGCGCGGCGGCGAGCAGCCGGGCCGCCCGGAGCTGAAGGCACAGGAGAAGTAG
- a CDS encoding HpcH/HpaI aldolase/citrate lyase family protein, with protein sequence MTAHPSPATTLPTGGFAAPSFDRLRPRRSCLAVPGSNPRFLEKAQGLPADQVFLDLEDACAPLAKPEARHTIVKFLNEGDWTGKTRVVRVNDWTTEWTYRDVVTVVEGAGQNLDCIMLPKVQDAQQIVALDLLLTQIEKTMGFEVGKIGIEAQIENAQGLNNVNEIAQASPRVETIIFGPADFMASINMKSLVVGEQPPGYPADAYHYILMKILMAARANNLQAIDGPYLQIRNIDGYREVAQRAAALGFDGKWVLHPGQVEASNEIFSPSQEDYDHAELILDAYDYYTSEAGGKKGSAMLGDEMIDEASRKMALVISGKGRAAGMQRTSKFEIPEA encoded by the coding sequence ATGACCGCCCACCCGTCGCCCGCCACCACCCTTCCAACGGGCGGCTTCGCCGCGCCCTCCTTTGATCGTCTCCGCCCGCGGCGTTCCTGCCTGGCGGTACCGGGCTCGAACCCCCGCTTCCTGGAGAAGGCGCAGGGCCTGCCGGCGGACCAGGTCTTCCTCGACCTCGAGGACGCGTGCGCCCCGCTCGCCAAGCCCGAGGCGCGGCACACCATCGTGAAGTTCCTCAACGAGGGCGACTGGACCGGCAAGACGCGGGTCGTGCGCGTCAACGACTGGACGACGGAGTGGACGTACCGCGATGTCGTGACGGTGGTCGAGGGCGCCGGGCAGAACCTGGACTGCATCATGCTGCCCAAGGTCCAGGACGCCCAGCAGATCGTCGCCCTCGACCTCCTCCTCACCCAGATCGAGAAGACGATGGGCTTCGAGGTCGGCAAGATCGGCATCGAGGCGCAGATCGAGAACGCGCAGGGCCTGAACAACGTCAACGAGATCGCGCAGGCCTCCCCGCGCGTCGAGACGATCATCTTCGGCCCGGCCGACTTCATGGCGTCCATCAACATGAAGTCGCTGGTCGTGGGCGAGCAGCCGCCCGGCTATCCGGCGGACGCCTACCACTACATCCTGATGAAGATCCTGATGGCCGCCCGCGCCAACAACCTCCAGGCGATCGACGGCCCCTACCTCCAGATCCGCAACATCGACGGCTACCGCGAGGTCGCCCAGCGCGCCGCCGCCCTCGGCTTCGACGGCAAGTGGGTGCTGCACCCGGGCCAGGTCGAGGCCTCCAACGAGATCTTCTCGCCCTCCCAGGAAGACTACGACCACGCCGAGCTGATCCTGGACGCGTACGACTACTACACGTCCGAGGCGGGCGGCAAGAAGGGCTCCGCGATGCTCGGCGACGAGATGATCGACGAGGCCAGCCGCAAGATGGCCCTGGTCATCTCCGGCAAGGGGCGGGCGGCCGGCATGCAGCGCACCAGCAAGTTCGAGATTCCGGAGGCGTAA